One stretch of Prinia subflava isolate CZ2003 ecotype Zambia chromosome 19, Cam_Psub_1.2, whole genome shotgun sequence DNA includes these proteins:
- the RFC5 gene encoding replication factor C subunit 5 gives MAPAGSANLPWVEKYRPQALSELVSHRDILSTVQRFISEDRLPHLLLYGPPGTGKTSTILACARQLYREREFGSMVLELNASDDRGIDIVRGPILSFASTRTIFKKGFKLVILDEADAMTQDAQNALRRVIEKFTENTRFCLICNYLSKIIPALQSRCTRFRFGPLTPELMVPRLQHVIQEEGVDVTEDGMKALVTLSSGDMRRALNILQSTSMAFGKVTEENVYTCTGHPLKSDIANILDWMLNQDFSTAYRRIMELKTLKGLALQDILTEIHLFVHRVDFPPSIRIQLLIKLADIEYRLAAGTSEKIQLSSLIAAFQVTRDLVVAEA, from the exons ATGGCGCCGGCGGGCAGCGCGAACCTGCCGTG GGTGGAGAAGTACCGTCCGCAGGCGCTGTCCGAGCTGGTGTCTCACCGGGACATCCTCAGCACTG TGCAGCGCTTCATCAGCGAGGACCGGCTCCCCCATCTGCTCCTCTATGGGCCGCCCGGTACCGGGAAGACCTCCACCATCCTGGCCTGCGCCAGGCAGCTGTACCGGGAGCGGGAGTTCGGCTCCATGGTGCTGGAG CTCAATGCCTCTGATGACCGGGGCATCGACATCGTCCGAGGGCCCATCCTGAGCTTCGCCAGCACCAGGACCATCTTTAA GAAAGGCTTCAAGCTTGTCATCCTGGATGAGGCCGATGCCATGACCCAGGACGCTCAGAACGCCCTGAGGAGAG TGATCGAGAAGTTCACAGAAAACACCCGGTTTTGCCTCATCTGCAACTACCTCTCCAAGATCATTCCCGCCCTGCAATCCCGCTGCACGCGCTTCCGCTTCGGCCCGCTGACCCCGGAGCTGATGGTGCCGCGGCTGCAGCACGTCATCCAGGAGGAGGG GGTGGATGTGACCGAGGATGGGATGAAGGCTCTGGTGACCCTCTCGAGCGGGGACATGCGCAGGGCCCTCAATATCTTGCAG agCACTTCCATGGCCTTTGGGAAGGTGACGGAGGAGAACGTTTACACCTGCACGGGACATCCCCTCAAGTCTGACATCGCCAACATCCTCGACTGGATGCTGAACCAGGATTTCTCCACCGCCTACCGCA GAATCATGGAGCTGAAGACACTAAAGGGCCTGGCCCTGCAGGACATCCTCACTGAGATCCATCTCTTCGTGCACAGAG TCGACTTCCCCCCCTCCATCCGCATCCAGCTGCTGATCAAGCTGGCAGACATCGA gtaccgcctggctgctggcaccagcGAGAAGATCCAGCTGAGCTCCCTCATTGCCGCCTTCCAGGTCACCAGGGACCTGGTGGTGGCCGAAGCCTGA
- the WSB2 gene encoding WD repeat and SOCS box-containing protein 2 isoform X1 yields MKPGGEEPVLLAELKPGRPQRYDWKSSCETWSVAFSPDGAWFAWSQGHCVVKLIPWPLGEAELGCKTSERKSRGGKAESWSRGAAKEKTLECGQIVWGLAFSAWPATEDGDTDPACAVGLPCLVLATGLNDGQIKVWEVQTGHLLFSLLGHQDVVRDLSFAPNGSPILVSASRDKTLRVWDLSRDGRQVQVLSGHVQWVYCCSISPDCSMLCSAAGEKSALLWSMRSYTLIRRLEGHQSSVVSCDFSPDSALLVTASYDACVIMWDPYTGEQLRTLRHVPLHSTLDSSSEIHTSSLRSVCFSPEGLYLATVADDRLLRIWALEFRSPVAFAPMTNGLCCMYFPHGGFIATGVVRIPLQDQGWPRPVLDSPEGPLVTQALVPQSPAHLPHHLPGAGAAHSQEAEGIPHLPDFLRQQGGRRCGGEPRSSAWAGGAAGTPSCGLGALLLPWFWGCGGLFSVS; encoded by the exons atGAAGCCGGGCGGag AGGAGCCGGTGCTGCTGGCGGAGCTGAAGCCGGGCCGGCCCCAGCGCTACGATTGGAAATCCAGCTGCGAGACCTGGAGCGTCGCCTTCTCCCCCGACGGGGCCTGGTTCGCCTGGTCCCAGGGACACTGCGTGGTCAAGCTGATCCCGTGGCCCCTGGGGGAGGCCGAGCT tGGCTGCAAAACCTCGGAGCGCAAGAGCCGGGGCGGCAAAGCGGAGAGCTGGAGCCGTGGGGCAGCCAAGGAGAAGACTCTGGAGTGTGGGCAGATCGTGTGGGGCCTGGCCTTCAGCGCCTGGCCAGCAACTGAGGATGGGGACACGGATCCTGCCTGTGCCGTGGGGCTTCCCTGCCTGGTCCTGGCCACGGGGCTCAATGACGGGCAGATCAAGGTGTGGGAGGTGCAGACAG GGCACCTCCTCTTCAGCCTCTTGGGACACCAGGACGTCGTCAGGGACCTGAGCTTTGCTCCCAATGGAAGCCCCATCCTTGTGTCGGCCTCGCGGGACAAGACCTTGCGCGTGTGGGACCTGAGCAGGGATG GGCGGCAGGTCCAGGTGCTGTCAGGCCATGTGCAGTGGGTCTATTGCTGCTCCATCTCCCCAGACTGCAGCATGCTCTGCTCCGCCGCCGGCGAGAAGTCG GCGCTGCTGTGGAGCATGAGATCCTACACCCTCATCCGGAGGCTGGAGGGCCACCAGAGCAGCGTGGTGTCCTGTGACTTCTCCCCGGACTCTGCGCTCCTTGTCACCGCCTCCTACGACGCCTGTGTCATCATGTGGGACCCCTACACCGGGGAGCAGCTCAGGACGCTGCG CCACGTCCCATTGCACTCCACGCTGGATTCCAGCAGTGAGATCCACACCAGCTCCCTGCGCTCCGTCTGCTTCTCCCCCGAGGGGCTCTACCTGGCCACGGTGGCAGATGACAG GCTCCTGAGGATCTGGGCCTTGGAGTTCCGGTCTCCGGTGGCCTTTGCCCCCATGACCAACGGTCTGTGCTGCATGTACTTCCCACATGGAGGATTCATTGCCACAGG gGTTGTTCGGATCCCGTTGCAGGACCAGGGATGGCCACGTCCAGTTCTGGACAGCCCCGAGGGTCCTCTCGTCACTCAAGCACTTGTGCCGCAAAGCCCTGCGCACCTTCCTCACCACCTACCAGGTGCTGGCGCTGCCCATTCCCAGGAAGCTGAAGGAATTCCTCACTTACCGGACTTTTtaaggcagcagggagggcgGAGGTGTGGAGGTGAGCCCCGGAGCTCGGCCTGGGCGGGCGGCGCCGCGGGAACGCCGAGCTGTGGGCTGGGAGCGTTGCTGCTCCCGTGGTTTTGGGGCTGTGGAGGGCTTTTTTCAGTGTCATAA
- the WSB2 gene encoding WD repeat and SOCS box-containing protein 2 isoform X2, whose product MKPGGEEPVLLAELKPGRPQRYDWKSSCETWSVAFSPDGAWFAWSQGHCVVKLIPWPLGEAELGCKTSERKSRGGKAESWSRGAAKEKTLECGQIVWGLAFSAWPATEDGDTDPACAVGLPCLVLATGLNDGQIKVWEVQTGHLLFSLLGHQDVVRDLSFAPNGSPILVSASRDKTLRVWDLSRDGRQVQVLSGHVQWVYCCSISPDCSMLCSAAGEKSALLWSMRSYTLIRRLEGHQSSVVSCDFSPDSALLVTASYDACVIMWDPYTGEQLRTLRHVPLHSTLDSSSEIHTSSLRSVCFSPEGLYLATVADDRLLRIWALEFRSPVAFAPMTNGLCCMYFPHGGFIATGTRDGHVQFWTAPRVLSSLKHLCRKALRTFLTTYQVLALPIPRKLKEFLTYRTF is encoded by the exons atGAAGCCGGGCGGag AGGAGCCGGTGCTGCTGGCGGAGCTGAAGCCGGGCCGGCCCCAGCGCTACGATTGGAAATCCAGCTGCGAGACCTGGAGCGTCGCCTTCTCCCCCGACGGGGCCTGGTTCGCCTGGTCCCAGGGACACTGCGTGGTCAAGCTGATCCCGTGGCCCCTGGGGGAGGCCGAGCT tGGCTGCAAAACCTCGGAGCGCAAGAGCCGGGGCGGCAAAGCGGAGAGCTGGAGCCGTGGGGCAGCCAAGGAGAAGACTCTGGAGTGTGGGCAGATCGTGTGGGGCCTGGCCTTCAGCGCCTGGCCAGCAACTGAGGATGGGGACACGGATCCTGCCTGTGCCGTGGGGCTTCCCTGCCTGGTCCTGGCCACGGGGCTCAATGACGGGCAGATCAAGGTGTGGGAGGTGCAGACAG GGCACCTCCTCTTCAGCCTCTTGGGACACCAGGACGTCGTCAGGGACCTGAGCTTTGCTCCCAATGGAAGCCCCATCCTTGTGTCGGCCTCGCGGGACAAGACCTTGCGCGTGTGGGACCTGAGCAGGGATG GGCGGCAGGTCCAGGTGCTGTCAGGCCATGTGCAGTGGGTCTATTGCTGCTCCATCTCCCCAGACTGCAGCATGCTCTGCTCCGCCGCCGGCGAGAAGTCG GCGCTGCTGTGGAGCATGAGATCCTACACCCTCATCCGGAGGCTGGAGGGCCACCAGAGCAGCGTGGTGTCCTGTGACTTCTCCCCGGACTCTGCGCTCCTTGTCACCGCCTCCTACGACGCCTGTGTCATCATGTGGGACCCCTACACCGGGGAGCAGCTCAGGACGCTGCG CCACGTCCCATTGCACTCCACGCTGGATTCCAGCAGTGAGATCCACACCAGCTCCCTGCGCTCCGTCTGCTTCTCCCCCGAGGGGCTCTACCTGGCCACGGTGGCAGATGACAG GCTCCTGAGGATCTGGGCCTTGGAGTTCCGGTCTCCGGTGGCCTTTGCCCCCATGACCAACGGTCTGTGCTGCATGTACTTCCCACATGGAGGATTCATTGCCACAGG GACCAGGGATGGCCACGTCCAGTTCTGGACAGCCCCGAGGGTCCTCTCGTCACTCAAGCACTTGTGCCGCAAAGCCCTGCGCACCTTCCTCACCACCTACCAGGTGCTGGCGCTGCCCATTCCCAGGAAGCTGAAGGAATTCCTCACTTACCGGACTTTTtaa